DNA sequence from the Alphaproteobacteria bacterium genome:
CGTTTCGATGAGTTCCGCACCAATGGATCGAGAGCCAGAGGGTGGTGCTGCAAGCGCGCCATTTTGGATCAGGAATTGAAGCGCGGCATCCCGCTCAAGGCGAACATAGATGGCCTCGTTCTGCTGCTCGATAACATAGATGGGGCGCCTGTGACTCGGCAGCGGCGGAATCCCATCAAACGGACCGGCATAGGGCGATCCTTTTGTATCGTTGTCGGTCCCGCTGAAACTCGACTGAATCCAAAGGAGAACTCGACCATGTCCAGATTTCTGATTAGCAGCGCGTCTTGTATCCCCGCGCGTCGCAGAGCACGTGCTACGCGCGTCTCGTACACTGCTTGAAGGTCTTGGTTTCCGTACTCGGCGCAAAGGTCGGGGTGCGCAGTGCGCAGGTCGCTCGCCTGCGAGGGAACCTCTACTTTCCTTCTCCGAAGAGCATCATGCTCAACCGTACTACGCATTGGATCATATCGCTTGGCAAAGTCTCGGCGTGCGGCGACCTGTGAGATCAGTGCGGGAGATGCGTTGACTTCGCGCAAGACATCGCCAGAGCTATACCAGCTTTCAAGTGTCATGCCTGCCGCTTGGCCAAAGGCATCCGCTTGCGCAACATTCCCATTTTGCCGGGCGGCTAGTTCCTGTTGGCGCAACATTTCGTAAGGCGGCCAAAGTGCGGCACGTCCCTTTGCCGTTAGTTGCTCCTTGATCCTTTTGTCGCTGGGATCGGCTCCTCCATAGCCATGGAGTGAAGCGACCTTTGAGGCTAAGTCCGCACGGCGGTTTTCATGCATAAGAGCAACCACTTCGGGGTCTGCGTCATAGACAATGAAACGAGCCGATTGCACGTAGAAAACCGGCGAGGCGCGATAGGAGACCGGAACCATATTGATCTCACTCCACTGATGGGGCGATCCTTGGTCCATACGCGTCTTGAGCAGGTTCAGACTAAACGGATCGGTCTGGAAAACCTCGCGCTCTGCTTTGCAGCCAGAGCATCGGAAGCGCCACAACGAAAACCGGTTGCCACGCTTCGTTAGGCGGAAGTCATCGACGCCGCATTGGCATCTAGGAATCTTCCGAATCTCTCCATCCCCACCAACCGTGTACCTGTAGGGAGACAAGCCTTCGAGCCCGCCTGACCAATGCACGTAAATGACATCAAGCTGTTTCCACGACACTCAGAATGCCCCTCCGCAGGGCATCGGGTCGGAAGCGGCTCCGCGATCTGGTGCGCACAGGACACGTATTCTTGAAGCCGCTCGCAGTGGTCACAGCGATACACTAACGGGCCCGGCAAATAGCCCATCCGATCGGGCCGCATGAGCTGGAAGGTATCCAATCCAATCTCAATCCCTGCCACCCCGGCGCGCATTGGATTGAAGAAGCATGTGTCAAGCAGCTGAAGCTCATAGACCGGGGCATCCCGCTGAATGGAAAGCCACGCGCCAACCAGCTTTGGCAGAATTCTTCCAAATTTTCGATGATCTGGTCCCGGCGAGTAGGTCTCGCGCTGAAATCTATCTCGCCACTTTCTACGGGGACGGCAATGCAAGCGCCTTTTCCACCCTCCCATGTAAACATCGCGCCGGGCGCGTAAGACGTCGCGAGTTGGGGCTGCGAACGGCTCATGCGTGGAGGATACAGACGGGCTGAAGGTGCGTTGTCGTCTGCCATTTTATCTATCCTCCACGTCGATTGGCGCGGGGTCTGCATCGACTTCAGATCGAGATGCTGATCGCTGTCCGCGAATTATTTTCATGACTTGCCGCACCGCTTCCAAATGGACGTTACGGACGCCGCAGGGGGTCGTGCACCGAGCCGAGAATAACTCCTCCGGCATCGACGTCTCTGAGCGACGTCATTGGTTTGCGCAAAGTGGGCGTTTCGATGCTCGCCAGAATTTTGAAAGCTGACTGGAGTCAGAGCGATAAGTGAAACGCTGCACCAACGCCCAACACGCGATCTTCCACGAAGCGCCTGTAGTGATCGACATGTGTCGTGGCTCCGATGCCGTTTACACCGCGCCCATCCACCCCGATTGCTTCAAGAGCGAACTCGGTGATTGCCGCGACTGCCTTAGTGTAGCCGCTCCCGGAATAGTTTTCCGCCAGGCCTTGATTGCGCTTGCGGTGGTGAATGTGCGCGCCCGGTCTTTCGCATTGTCTGTGGCAGCCGCGAATAGATCTTGCTCGACGACTCCGCAAAGAAATGCCTGGAATACGCTAGGCAGAACGCGCTGAATGGCTCGGTCGGCCCACCGCTGCACGGCAGGTGGAGGGATCATACGCTCCAGAAAGCGATGGAACTGATCGTGCGTCTCGACAACGTACCGATCTCGACGGCTATGCGGCGTCGGCACAAAGATGCTGAAGCCGACATGCGTTCGCCCAACTCGACTGGATGCTTGAATGTATTCAGCGATATCTGAAGGCATGCCAGCGAAGAACATCGCGTTGAATTTATCTACATCGACGCCGTGGCTAATGGCCGAGGTCGCTACGATATTGCGCAGCACATCTCCAAGTCCAGGAAAGTCTTGGCCGGAAACCGTATCGCTTTCCGCACGGGCCATAACGTCCTGAATTTCTGCCGTAGTGACGCCCCCAGAAATCAAGTCTGTTGTGAACGCAAGTTCAGCAATGCCGTCGCTGCACTGATCACGTTCTACCTGCGCCGCGAGTGTCTCAATGATTTGGTCGCCGCCTTTTTTGTTCGTGACGTATGTCAGCGAAATTCGCAGCAGATCAATAAGTGTCGCCAATTCATTTAGCCCGTCCGGGCGAGCCAATAGTTGAGCTAGCGCCGCCTGCCTCAATGGCGTTACGGGCGGTCGTCGGCGCGCAGGACGGAGCTAAGTCTTTTAACGGCTTCGTTGGCTTGTCCGTTTTGTAGAAGCCTCCACAACCGCGTTACAGACAAATGGTAAGCTGAAACGACGGCCGAAGTCGTCATCGTGTGTGAACGACCATTAGTCATGATCGACACATAAGTGCGCATGCGCGGCGCAGTCTTTTCTGGCTTTAGACGGGCCGGAGTTGTCTGCGCTAGCTCAGCTCGCGCGGTGTTTCGAGGCACTCTTGGTGAGGCGTAGAAAGACTCATATAGGTTGGGGCCTGGATACGGAAAGCGAAGCGGTTCACGCTGGTAGAGTACGCGGAGCTGCCGATCGGGATCAGAAATCGTCGCAGTCGCGGCAATCACTTTAGCAAGGCGCGGTCTGCCTGGTGAGGATGAGTCCGCTGGCCACTTAGCGACCTGCTTGGAAAGCACGCCTTGGCCCAACGCAAGAAGTATACGCTCCAGCGTGGTTTCAAACAATCCTGAGAATGTGCCTAAGCTCTCGTCCAGCAAGTGCCCTTCGTCTTGAATGATGAGGCTGGGGAACGGGTCATGGAACACCATGCTCCCCTGAACAAAGGCTGGCTGAAGTCGTGTCCATCCGTCGTCTTCGGCCTTTGCAAGTGCCTGCCTACCTCTCGGCGAGAAAAGATGCTTGCTTTGCGGATCCATGTACCGCGCAACGCCAAGCATCCCGGCAATTTGATTGATCGTGCGATCATGCTGGCCCAACAGCGCCAGTTTATCGATCGTGCCTAAAACGACGGAAGGCGCTCGCTGATAAATGGTGTCATCAGTCAAGATGAACGGAAGCGGCTCACGGTGCGGTGACGGTGGGTTTAATTTGTTCCAATCACAGCCCTGATCGTTGAAACAAACGATCCCAATACGGCCATGTTGCGCCGGGTATTTTCGCATACCGGTCACATGGCCACAGCACGGACACTTGCGAAGTTTGTCGTAGGACTCCAGCGCTTCAATATACTTTGCTGACCGACGTCGTGCTTTCTCTGCAACCTCAGTGTCGTCTGAAGGCGGATTAAGGAGAGAATGATCAGTCGCATGCGCGGCGACGGTTATAAGCGGTACGCCGCCGAAACCTTGCGCGGCGCGATTGGGCGTATTTCCCGATCCGACCCAAAAGCCCAATTCGAATGGCCAACCGGCGAGTTTGTGTCGAAGCCGTACAAGCTCGGCGTTGACGAGAATCCGCATTAAGCGACGTGCTTGTTGCAGCGTTAGAAGACGTAGCGGGTAACGGACAAGCGCCGTGACGCCTCGCGCTTTTCCACGGTAACGGTCGAAAAACAGATTGTATATTAACAAGCCAAAGAAGGCCTCTGATTTTCCGCCGCCAGTCGCAAAATACAAAAGGCTCGCGGATAATTCGTCCCGCTGTTCGTCAAACTCTTGCGGTATCTCTCTCGACACGAGTGTCGGGATATGCGCCAAAATGAACGCCAACTGGAAGAGGCGCCAGTCCGTGAACTTCGAACCGCCATACGCTGCGAAAGCCTCGTTTGTCCGAAGCCATGCTTCGTAGGGTACAGCTAGCTTTTGCAACCGCGCGCTCTCTTGGGTGTCCTTGGCAGTCTGGAGCTCTCTAGAGCTAACTTGGGCACGCCTCAGAAGTTCAATTCCCGATCGAATATGTCCAGCTTCTTTTCGATATGCCGCGATATCTTTTGCATGAGCCGTACGCTCGGTGTCAGCAAGGTCTTCCGGAAGAGCGGCGCCTACGTCCACGTCTGCCTGCGCCTTGATCCACGCCTCGTACGCAGTGGGCAACGCCAGCAAATCTTCCAGCGGCGTAGCTTCGGAAGACAACGCTGTATAGGACGTTGGCATGCCCGCAATACTTGTTGGATCGATACGCGGCTGATGGTATTTCGGCGTCCACGTGGTCGCCAAATGCACTACGGTCTCAACAGACTCGCATTGGCGTACCCCGCAGTTCAACCCCATCGCCGGATAAGTCAGCCAATCTGCAAATCTGTATGAAGGCCGCACCCGATCCAAGTTAAGTGACTTATGCAATGCCGTCGGCACTAAAGCGTCGAGTTGTACTTGAAAGATTGCATGCTCGAATGCATTGGCGTCCCGCCCAGAAGGAAGCGCTGCATCGTTCTGAATAGCCAGCCGTACGTTTGCACGACTTTCATCAACATAGTCTTCGGCAATGTCTATTATTAACTTGAGGCCGGTGAGCGTTGGCTTAACATCATCAACGACCGCCACTCGACGCGTCCTTAAGGCAGTTAGGTACCGATTCCACGATTCTTCGGTCGCGAAGTTGCTGGGCAGGACGCGCTCGTTAGGGCGATACGCGTTGTTTTGGCCGGCTTCGGATGCAAGCCATGCCACTATTTTATCTTGAACATCCGCAGCCAGTTTCTGCTCAAACTCATCCATTGCGGACTGCTGAGAATCAGGATCGCCGACATCGAATTCGATAGCTCCGAGAGAAAGCGGAATTTTACGCCACTTCTGCGGAATTTGTTGAGGCGCAGCAAAGTTGTCAGCGATGCTTCCGGCATCTTGTCTGAGTGGCATCAATGCCCCGGAAGCAGGCGGCGGTCCTTCTTCTTGTTCTGCTTGTTCCGATGGCGACGGAGTTTCGGCGGTCGCGCCAGCCTCAGCCGAGTCCTCGACGCCCAGTTCGGTCACATCGCTGTTCGGAAGGTCAACAATATCGTTCGATTCAATTGGCCTAGCAACTGCACCCGTGCGCGCATCCACCAAATTTATTCCGAGTTCACGGAACGCCTGATCGAACGCGGCTTTGCGGATCGCGGAGATTGCTTCCACGCGGCGCTCACGCGCTTCACTGCGATCTGCTCCTTGTCGTTGATAGGCGCGAGCCGAACGATCTGCTCTCTCTAAAGCCTCAGCCGCAGCTCTGGCAATGCCCTTGCTGTCCGGCGTCTCTGCATCACCGACCTGACGGGATTCTTCGGACATATCTGCCGCTTCATGACTGACTTCGGCACGAACTATTGCCTCTCCAGCTTTTTCCAGGTCCTCATCTGCCGGAAGTGGCGGGCAGCTCGCCAATTTGCTCTTGAATGAGGTCGCGAGCACGTTGCTCCACGCGCTGTCGCGTCTCCCGCGAGAGCTGCACGGGCGGCATCATGTCGTTGTCTGGGCTTGATATCTCCTCCCATGAAGGCAACTCGCGAACGTAAATCGCGAGCTGTGGTCGCAGCTCAATCGATCCAGATTGATTGGAGTGGACCTGCAGATCCATGCCCATTGTCGCGATATGGATATCACTGGTGTCGTCCTCACCAGCTTGATCGTATCGCGGCAGGAGGAAGCCGCTCACCAACTTCGACGACGGGCGAGCGCCGAGCATAACATCACCTTCAGGGCTGCTTCCGACGCACTTCTGCTCGGTCAGGCCAAGGAGGCCTTCAACGATTGCTTCCTTCACTTCGGTAAAATCGGCGTCCGTTTTCTTGTGCAGCTCGCGCTCGGATGCTTCCAAATTTATCGCTCGAAGTGTCTGCGTGCTTGAATTGGTCATCACTTATCTTGCCTCAATCATTTTTAGATCGCTGACCTCATCTAGGTGCTCCACGGCGCGTTTGGTAAGTTGTGCGATGCCTTCTCTAACCTCAGGGCCGAGGCCCGATGCCGTTCCGTGAGGATCAACTAGAACCGACACGAATGCCTGGCCCATGCGCAAGCCTGCACGGCGACGGTTGATCCGCAGTTGTTGAATTCCAACTTGCCACATCTTTTCGGACAGTTGCTCAGGTACGCTTAACGCCTGCATGAAGGCGTTAAACTCGCGCAATGCCTGCGGTGCGTGAGGTTGACGCTGATCCGGCGGAAGCTGTTTGTATTCTTCTACCTTCAGCCATCCAGCAACAGCCTGTTGGCTTTGTGTGCGAGCACCAAAAGATTGAATCTTTCCGTGTATCCATCGCGTCTTCGCAGACAGACTGTCGCCGGGCACTTGTGCAAGGCTCGCCTGCACCGTGGCGTGGTAGACGTCTAGCCAACCTTCTGCGAGCACTTTGATGGGCACAACTGCGCGCACTTCGCTTTCAAACTCGCTATCAGGCACGACTACTGTATCGCCAGCCTTTAGGTCTTTCGCCAATGCCCGCTCGAATGGGTTAAACTCAGCGTTCTTGTTGTAGCGGACCAGTACAGAGAATGGTCTAGCGCGCATTTGACGACCGCTTGTGAGCCCGATGGAGAGCTTTGTTCCTCCATCCTCGTCTCCATCATCCTCCGTTAGATCAATGACGCTTTCGGATGTAGTTGTAATAGGTCGCTCATCAAGTTCAAGATCAAGAGTTTGCACTGCACGCGCCTCGATTTCCTTGTTAGCAGCGTCTCGAACCTGCTTTAGACGCTGAGCGAGCGCTTCAGCGCCGGACAAACTCGGATGCTCAGCAAGGCGCCCCAGTGTTTGCCCCATGCGGGACGCCAAGTTGCGCTCGCACAAGACGTAAAGTTCTTCGGGAAGCCATGCACGAACCAGAGTTGCGGAGAGCCACTCAATACTTGGGGCCACCAACATGAGGCGTTTCCATGAATTTTTATTTCCAGACGCCTCTATTTTTGAAAGCTCAAGGCCGAGATTTTGCGCACTGACCAAGGCCACTTGGCCTTTGTCGAGCCGCTTTCGCATTAGCGTCCCGTTTTCCGGATCGCTGCAGAGGCGGCGCTCACCAAGAAGCAGATCCGTCTCTGAGGCAAAGGCGACTACGGTCCAGCTAGATTTTCGCAGAACAGAATCGATAAGGCTATCCAAGAAAGAGCCCACTGGCGTATCTTTATCGAGAACATCGAACGCTTTGTTGACCGCATCGCGCGCAACAACCAGTCGGCTGCGTTCCGTCCCCGCAACGCCTGAATCGATTGCAATTGAGATCGGCGTAATAAAAGTTGCTCGCGAGCGACGATCAAGGAACGCTTCTGCTTGAGCTTGACCAACTGCTTCGCACAGAAAATTGTACGCATCCGCGAGTCCGCAAGGCATGCTTGATGCTCTGCGAATGCTACCGATCTCTTTTCTAAGGAAACCAGCAAGCACTAGGTCTGAACTTCCGCGCGCCGCCTCAGACAGGGCTGCGATGGCATCGGACGTTGCTCCCGTCACGACTGCAAAACTCGCCTCTGTTTGAGAGGTGATAGCGATCGGCGGATCGACTTCGATTGGATTGTTGGTAGTTCTGATGATAACAGTTGAACGTGGGCGTGTCTTTTTGCCCTGGCGTAATATCTTTTCGAGTCTGCGCTGTATGTAGGTATCTTGTGTGACTGCGAGCACTGGCACTTCTGGATGCCGCTTGGCCAGCTCATTTACGAAGTCCTCGACAACCTTCTCCCAGCCAAGACCCAAACGGGTCAAAGCAGGCTGTCCTAAGTCCAGCAAGCAGATGTCAGGCGCTCTGCCAGTGGCGCTCTTCATCGGCCCCGCAGCGAGCGCGCGCTTGATATTCGCTGAGCTTGAAACAGCATAAAACCCATAGGGGGCTGAGTCAGGCACACAAATGGCAGGCCGATAATCTGTTTGAGCCTTCAAACCCCGCCCCGAACTGCACGCGCAAAAAAAGATCGTTCGCTGGTGTTTTGAAGTACGTCCCGTTTTCGCCATCGGCGATGAAGACAGGATACATCTCGCCAAGAGTCGGGTGTGCCAAATGTGGCTTTGTCCTGTCCCGGCTCTTGAGATCGTTTAGATGCCCCAGTGTTAGATGAAATTTGTCGCGCAAATCACTAAAGCTCGATTCCTCTACCTCCCTACGAGTGAGGTGATACTTGTTACGGTTCAATATCTCTGATCGGCGCACCAGCAACGAATGTTGCTGAGTTGAAGTGGCTCCGCCGCGCCAAGGGAAGTACAGTGTTCGCAGCGTTGGCGCGCGTTCGCACCAGCTAAACCCCTTAGACACTTGCGTCGGTGACGCACATAAAAGCGCTAACATTGCCAACGGATGAAGGTAGGAAACATCTCTGGGACTGTGAGGCCACTGCAGAATAACCGAAGTCTGGCGGGTTCTTAGAACCTCAAAAAACTCTCGTAGCAATTCCATCGTAGGACGGTTCAAACTTGCCACCTCGGCGACGGCATCAACGCTCATCAAACGTAGCTCCTCAGCCGCGTGAATAACGGTTTGGACATCCAGCTGATGAAACTTTGATTGGGCCTGCTCTGGAGATTCGGCATCTGGCGCTTTCTCCTGGAGATTTGCCTGCTTTGCACGCATGCGCTCGATCAGCACTTTGCGATTTGACATTGCTTCCAATCGTGCCTTTTGCAATTGTTGTAATGGGTCTTCGCGCTTCTTCACCTCCCCACCCCCGCTAGCAAAAACTGATCTAAGCATCGCTTCAAGCAGGTACCACCGCTCAAAGAGCAATCATATTGGTTGTTTATTTACAACTATAGCGCGAACGCCTTTTAAAGACAATAGTGTGGAATATTGAATTCCTAAAATCGATTATGAAACTCATCTTCTACTACCAAACACGAACCCCGCCGCCGCTTCGCACTGACAATGGATTGGATTGATGAGAGGTTTGGGAGCGCTGGTTTCGTTGATGGCTAGGGGAAGCTCAGTGCACGCCAGGATAATGGCGTCCACCTCGGCATAGCGTTTCAGCATCGCGGCGAAGATGCGGGGATAGGACGGGTCGAGATTGCCGAGCGCCAGTTCTGACTGAATGTCCTGGATCGACTTACGGTCTTCGGCATTGGGGATCATGACCTTGATGCCCCTGTCCTCGAAATATTTGGCGAAGAAGCCGTCCTCCATCGTGAAAGCCGTTCCTAGCAGCAAGACGGTCTTGTGTCCCTGCCGCTGGGCTTCCTCCGCCGCCAGATGGCCGGCATGGAATACTGGGATGGTGATATTCAGGCTATCCCTTATCTGGTCGAAGGCGCGGTGCAGCGTGTTGTTACAGATGATGAGGCAGTCCGGCCCCTTGGCGAGGAAGAAGCGGACTTCCTCGGCCAGTAGCGCGGGGATTTTATCCCAGCCGTCATGATAAAGGCTTTTGATCGGGTGATAATCGATGCTGTAGAGCAGAATCCGCGCCGAATGATGCCCGCCCAGCGCCTTCTGCGCCGCGCGATTGAGCAACTCATAATAGCTGAAGGTCGAAGGCCAGCTCGTCCCGCCGAGAAGTCCTATGGTTTTCATCAATCACCTGGGGACGAAGTCGTACGAAGATGGTGACAGATTAAAGAGGCTTTTCATTTCTCAGGATTTTCCATGTATCCATACCAAGCTTCCGATGGCGCATTAACAGTCTGGAACATGCGCAGCATACGAATATACATTTCGTTCCCATAATCAAAATGCCAGAATTCCAGAGGATAATTTGTAAATCCAACTTGTTGCATAGACAAATGGAGAAGCCGCCGATTCCAAAGGCGCGCATCATTATCTGCAATCTCACCAGCTACAAGCTTTCTCTCAAAAAAATCGCTATGACTTATAGACGACGTTTCATCAAAACGAGCACCCATATCTAACAACCTTCCTGTTTCTTTGTGACGTATAAATAAATCAATGGCAGCACCAGTGGAATGGGTTGGCCATGTCCTGGAATCTTCGAGCGCAAACATACTCGGATCAGAAACATAGTTTAGAACGTATTGTCGACGCTCTTCTTCGGAAGAGTCAGGCATTTCGCACATTGCTTTTCTGGTAAAGAAGCTCCACAGACCACGCTGACATTCAATCGAGCGATATGCATCCAGGACGTAAACTTCGAGTCCGTAATTAGACAGAATTTGATTCACTCTTAGAAGTTTGAGCGCAACCGCTTCCCGCCCCCATACCTCTTGCATGGCCCCTTCAATTTTTTCTAGGTAAGGCCAGTTATCCCCATCAGATCGATTGTAATAACTTTCGCAAGCGATGTTTAAGTCAAGAAATTTGACCAATCGGTCTTTAGCCTCACTGTGATTTTCATTGAAATCAATATAATATACTTTGAAAAAGTCTCTTGGAATGAAAAATCTATGATGGGTACGGAGCATGTAAGCAGCGCCGATGATTCATTGGGAATCTGATTCAGCCAAGGGAATACGGAATGCACCTTGTCTAGCGGCATGGGAGTTTGGGGCGCGCCTTTTGTTCTTCTACGCATGGCATCTTCTATTCTGCATTGTGCCTAAGTTCCATCTCACATGCCTATTATGTCATATCTTTTTTAACGAGACTTATTTTTCCTCCTTGTTCAGAAGGACGAGCAGGCATTGCAAACGCTGATTCTGGGGTCACGGCCAAGTTAATAATGTGATTTAACAGTTCCGTGTATTCAAGGCCTGCCTCTTTCATAAGCATGGGGAAAACGCTAGAGGCGGTAAAGCCAGGTATTGTGTTGACCTCATTAAGATAGAGTTGAGATGTTCCTCTATCCAGAAAAAAATCTATACGGGCAAACCCGCGGCATTCTATGGCTTGGTATACCTTTTTTGCCATATCCTGAACTTGTAATTCAATGTCCCGTGGAATGGCAGACGGGCAAATGATGGGAGGCACCGTTTCAAGAATATATTTGTCATCATAGGAATCGAAACTATCGGATCGAGGCTGAGACATAGCAGATGGGGAAACGATCAGATTCTTGCCATTACCAACAACGCCAACCATAAGTTCGATTTGATCTATATATTGCTCCACAAGCGCTGAACCATCATGCTTAAAGGCCAGTTGCAAGGCATCGCCAAGCTCATCAAAAGTTTTAACTCGGGAAGCTCCTATACTTGAACCACCGCATACGGGTTTTACGAAAAGGTTGTTGTGACCAAAAGAAGAAGTGATGTGATTGCAGACCTCAACAAGACTTTCTTTCGCTTCCTGCGCCGACACAATTAGGTCTTTGACAACAGGGACGTCGGCACTCCGGACAATCCTCTTGGTTGCTGCTTTATCATACGCAATCGCCGATGGCAGCACGCCACAACCGACCACAGGCTTGTGGGTCATGGATAGAAACCCCTGCAGAATTCCATCTTCACCATGTGAGCCATGGGTAATTGGAAATAGACAGTCCACGCCCGCAAAATGCTCGGCAGAAGGAAAGCCGGAAAACGTTTCGACGGGAGACGCAACAGAAGGAGGGGGCAGATTCCGTATTTTGAAAGGCAGCATGGCGCTATCTGTCTGCATATAAAGTTGCCACCACGCGCCAGGCCCAATTAGCCAGTTTCCATCCTTCGAGATGCCGAATAATGTACCCTGTATACGGCTTGGATCGATATTTTCTAAAATGGATTTAGTGCTGGCAAGGCTAACCTCATGTTCGGCGCTCGTGCCGCCGAAAATAAATCCAACTCTTATGGGGCGATCTATAGACATAGCGAGCTCCTCTATCTACATTATTTTTTGAACGTCAGAACAGTGTAAACCTTGTTGCGATATTCGGGTCTATTGGGCACGAGATTGTCAAGGGTAACCAGCAAGTCGCGTTCATGCCTAGCTTGTGCCGTTATAGCCACGGTTTGCTGTTCAGGAAGAAGGGCAACTTTCTGCACGCCACCTATGTGACCTTCCGGGCCCTCTGAGAAAACGGAGAGTATCCGATATGTGTTTGTGGAAGAATTGAGTCCCCTCTGCTTCCAATATGGAGCAAGCAAAGCACTGCTTGAGCCGCATGCAATGTCTTCATTGACTCCACTAATTGGAAGAAAAACGCGCACATGAAGGTCACATGCTGATTTTGGCGGAGCTAAGCAAGATGTTATCATCCCCTCATGTTTAAAAGGGCCTTTTGCTGCCATGATCTTCATGGCTTCAAAATCAGGCTTCGCATGCAGAAGCGTTTCAGCATTGTCCAATTCGACGATATAATCTCTATGATGCGGAGAAAACGCGATAGAATTGATACTTAAAATACCTACGTTTAGAACGGAGGCCACCTTCTCATATAGCAAGAAATCGGACATATATTTTAAAGTGTCTGCTCGCATATCGAGGCCCAGGCTTTCACCATAAATATGACCCTTGATATATCTTTCATGCCCTGCAAACTGCTCTGGATTTAAATAAAAAGTTATGTCCTTTCCATCCAAAGTTTTTGTCATTCTCTTCAATTGA
Encoded proteins:
- a CDS encoding PhzF family phenazine biosynthesis isomerase; this encodes MDCPVHILRAFTSTAVPALGNPAGVVLLENMPEAGVMQRIAIEAQQPITAFLEPRNDERSEFNIRYYDLNGRECHICGHATLAAVAQLKRMTKTLDGKDITFYLNPEQFAGHERYIKGHIYGESLGLDMRADTLKYMSDFLLYEKVASVLNVGILSINSIAFSPHHRDYIVELDNAETLLHAKPDFEAMKIMAAKGPFKHEGMITSCLAPPKSACDLHVRVFLPISGVNEDIACGSSSALLAPYWKQRGLNSSTNTYRILSVFSEGPEGHIGGVQKVALLPEQQTVAITAQARHERDLLVTLDNLVPNRPEYRNKVYTVLTFKK
- a CDS encoding D-alanine--D-alanine ligase family protein, which gives rise to MSIDRPIRVGFIFGGTSAEHEVSLASTKSILENIDPSRIQGTLFGISKDGNWLIGPGAWWQLYMQTDSAMLPFKIRNLPPPSVASPVETFSGFPSAEHFAGVDCLFPITHGSHGEDGILQGFLSMTHKPVVGCGVLPSAIAYDKAATKRIVRSADVPVVKDLIVSAQEAKESLVEVCNHITSSFGHNNLFVKPVCGGSSIGASRVKTFDELGDALQLAFKHDGSALVEQYIDQIELMVGVVGNGKNLIVSPSAMSQPRSDSFDSYDDKYILETVPPIICPSAIPRDIELQVQDMAKKVYQAIECRGFARIDFFLDRGTSQLYLNEVNTIPGFTASSVFPMLMKEAGLEYTELLNHIINLAVTPESAFAMPARPSEQGGKISLVKKDMT
- a CDS encoding helicase C-terminal domain-containing protein codes for the protein MATLIDLLRISLTYVTNKKGGDQIIETLAAQVERDQCSDGIAELAFTTDLISGGVTTAEIQDVMARAESDTVSGQDFPGLGDVLRNIVATSAISHGVDVDKFNAMFFAGMPSDIAEYIQASSRVGRTHVGFSIFVPTPHSRRDRYVVETHDQFHRFLERMIPPPAVQRWADRAIQRVLPSVFQAFLCGVVEQDLFAAATDNAKDRARTFTTASAIKAWRKTIPGAATLRQSRQSPSSLLKQSGWMGAV
- a CDS encoding M15 family metallopeptidase; protein product: MLRTHHRFFIPRDFFKVYYIDFNENHSEAKDRLVKFLDLNIACESYYNRSDGDNWPYLEKIEGAMQEVWGREAVALKLLRVNQILSNYGLEVYVLDAYRSIECQRGLWSFFTRKAMCEMPDSSEEERRQYVLNYVSDPSMFALEDSRTWPTHSTGAAIDLFIRHKETGRLLDMGARFDETSSISHSDFFERKLVAGEIADNDARLWNRRLLHLSMQQVGFTNYPLEFWHFDYGNEMYIRMLRMFQTVNAPSEAWYGYMENPEK
- a CDS encoding amino acid racemase yields the protein MKTIGLLGGTSWPSTFSYYELLNRAAQKALGGHHSARILLYSIDYHPIKSLYHDGWDKIPALLAEEVRFFLAKGPDCLIICNNTLHRAFDQIRDSLNITIPVFHAGHLAAEEAQRQGHKTVLLLGTAFTMEDGFFAKYFEDRGIKVMIPNAEDRKSIQDIQSELALGNLDPSYPRIFAAMLKRYAEVDAIILACTELPLAINETSAPKPLINPIHCQCEAAAGFVFGSRR